In a single window of the Daphnia carinata strain CSIRO-1 chromosome 4, CSIRO_AGI_Dcar_HiC_V3, whole genome shotgun sequence genome:
- the LOC130695259 gene encoding uncharacterized protein LOC130695259, with protein sequence MATGPSRRRSNPAKGELGDDQVNSIYEAFAVFDVEKTGKIASQNLKLAMRALGFEPRREEIKKIISDCVKDESDSITLEQFVSLMSEKIADKGAKEEIFKAFCLFDDDNTGKITFKNLKRVAEELGENLSEEELREMIQEADQDKDGEVNQDEFLRIMKKTCLY encoded by the exons ATGGCTACTGGTCCATCGAGACGTCGTTCTAATCCGGCCAAAGGTGAACTGGGTGACGATCAAGTGAATAGTATTTACGAAGCATTTGCGGTGTTTGATGTGGAGAAGACTGGAAAAATTGCATCCCAGAATCTTAAG CTAGCAATGAGGGCACTTGGTTTCGAACCCCGAAGAGAGGAGATAAAAAAGATCATTAGTGACTGTGTGAAAGATGAATCTGACTCCATCACGCTAGAGCAGTTTGTAAGCCTCATGTCAGAAAAAATTGCAGACAAAGGAGCCAAAGAAGAGATCTTTAAAGCCTTTTGCTTATTTGATGATGACAATACTGGAAAGATTACCTTCAAGAACTTGAAGCGTGTAGCAGAAGAGCTTGGTGAAAATCTCAGTGAGGAGGAACTCAGAGAAATGATCCAGGAAGCTGACCAAGATAAGGATGGAGAAGTGAACCAGGATGAATTTTTGAGAATAATGAAGAAAACTTGCCTCTATTGA
- the LOC130695260 gene encoding uncharacterized protein LOC130695260, with protein sequence MGYFNSYVFLVLVMVGTALAGDMLRKSIVYDKNTPDVFYCPQEKPTGFDNMIVKARSLKKLCEFEGQQLPKHYKSDCYNDVDETEFACKEKHRIMKRLNPPGSENNIDFHLEARKIKKLKDF encoded by the exons ATGG gCTACTTCAATTCTTACGTTTTTCTAGTGCTGGTTAtg GTTGGTACAGCACTTGCTGGGGACATGCTGCGCAAGTCCATTGTTTATGATAAAAATACACCG GATGTTTTTTACTGTCCCCAAGAAAAACCGACTGGATTCGACAACATGATTGTGAAGGCACGGTCATTGAAGAAATTATGCGAATTCGAAGGACAACAGCTTCCTAAACACTACAAAAGCGATTGCTACAATGACGTCGATGAGACTGAGTTCGCTTGCAAGGAGAAGCATCGCATCATG AAACGTCTGAACCCTCCTGGCAGCGAAAACAATATTGACTTTCATTTGGAAGCTCGCAAgattaaaaaactaaaagattTCTAA
- the LOC130695209 gene encoding mesencephalic astrocyte-derived neurotrophic factor homolog: MNKFILIGFFLSVIAIFDSYALKPSDCEVCFGVVEKFAAGLTSKEKKDPKLIEDKFRKFCKTAKGKDHRFCYYLGGLEESATGILSEMSKPLSWSTPVDKVCEKLKKKDNQICDLRYEKSIDVKTVDLKKLKVRDLKKILSDWDETCEDCIEKGDFIKRIEVLKPKYVKEEL; this comes from the exons ATGAAcaagtttattttaattggattttttctctctgtcaTTGCCATTTTTGACAGTTATGCACTTAAACCATCTGATTGTGAAG TTTGTTTTGGAgttgttgaaaaatttgctGCAGGATTGACAtccaaggaaaagaaagaccCTAAGTTGATAGAAGATAAATTCAGAAAATTTTGTAAAACAGCCAAAGGAAAAGATCACAGATTT TGCTATTATCTTGGTGGCTTAGAGGAGTCAGCTACAGGAATTCTAAGTGAAATGTCAAAGCCCCTGTCTTGGTCCACGCCTGTTGACAAGGTCTGTGAGAAGCTCAAAAAGAAGGACAACCAGATTTGTGACTTGAGATATG AGAAAAGTATTGACGTGAAAACTGTTGACCTGAAAAAACTCAAAGTTcgtgatttgaagaaaatctTGAGTGACTGGGATGAAACATGTGAGGACTGCATTGAGAAAGGAGACTTCATTAAGAGAATAGAAGTGCTCAAGCCCAAATATGTCAAAGAAGAATTGTAA
- the LOC130695262 gene encoding egalitarian protein homolog, producing the protein MESTNDYDVVRNMTLLFFLERLLERGQPRSLHDLSCQFGSKGFTKTMRQIAGGSQSGLKKFLSQYPSVFTVDGDFVTAAVLTGPDSSRSQKSTNGKRDYEQEAVEYFHNKMQQYGAGIEVPLRSLLGHRSQASPEIRHITGQHIREFRDFLERHPEVFIMHDESIFLKEYEGMEIKPFKELEQPKLDPELTNKFLIYFRMFVERNGPKHVEELLEAVTKSYPRESWINLLSTSHDLATFFKLHSNIFHVQANIVDIIPYNLRKAAETNEAPIVNNSNNNKNQEPSSLSPPPSLQSSQEKQSLKQRVNSIVMKTLAENTGRDRTPAGHESPTKEITSPSKMRVLQSTRVISSTKESTVVVNDIIGSQKVVSLDLEGVNVGGSNGEVTLAVIGLPSGLIYIFDLITCPSIMSHGMLASLIMSKEVVKVCHDCKNDSAALNLGWNVKLENVFDTQAAHAVLQLQETGRAVHKVKTTSLNAMCENYDLPTNPFKELVKTIYKRDQRFWARRPLTRDMILYAAYDVMPLVPHLYDLLNNAVKPEFRPLLEELCAENLLALLQPDEVRRSKKERKLDMEVLELRQKLATVQGKGVVLSNREIRLLRHLDLTDEEREKLDGSYKVAKKLEKLQSKKQDQQQNSLGSTSDDVNYCNQSPNADGESRSLDSQGSSEKTSPETSLIGSNGCPLSPSSSVRSPYSSLSLTASMQLVDEILSDQRIEKMDKIERLEAILSAATASSPSSITLSSSELSSSCCNCDCHSTTKYVLQRDSLPGRYVTEVGCQTLSTGDIVITKVYFPEGDTSASEICLTPSPKKTKPTQFQ; encoded by the exons ATGGAGTCGACTAACGACTATGATGTCGTGAGAAATATgacattacttttttttctggaacgaTTGTTGGAACGGGGTCAGCCGAGGTCGCTTCACGATCTCAGCTGTCAATTTGGCTCAAAAGGTTTCACCAAAACTATGAGACAAATTGCTGGGGGTTCACAATCAGGGTTGAAGAAGTTTCTTTCCCAATATCCATCTGTATTTACTGTTGATGGAGATTTTGTGACAGCAGCTGTTTTGACTGGTCCTGATTCTAGCCGAAGCCAGAAAAGCACAAATGGTAAACGTGACTATGAGCAAGAGGCTGTAGAATATTTCCACAACAAAATGCAGCAATATGGAGCTGGCATTGAAGTTCCTTTAAGGAGCCTTTTGGGTCATCGGTCACAAGCTTCTCCTGAGATTCGTCACATAACTGGACAGCATATTCGAGAGTTTAGAGATTTTTTGGAAAGGCATCCTGAAGTGTTCATCATGCATGATGAATCTATCTTCTTGAAAGAATATGAAGGAATGGAAATCAAACCTTTTAAGGAACTTGAGCAGCCAAAGCTCGATCCAGAGCTAACAAATAAA TTCTTGATCTACTTCAGAATGTTTGTAGAAAGGAATGGACCAAAGCATGTTGAAGAACTGTTGGAGGCTGTAACCAAAAGTTATCCAAGAGAATCGTGGATCAATCTTTTGAGCACAAGTCATGACCTTGCCACATTCTTCAAGCTGCATTCCAACATTTTCCATGTTCAAGCAAACATTGTGGACATCATTCCTTACAACCTACGAAAAGCAGCCGAGACCAACGAGGCACCCATCGTTAACAActctaataataataaaaaccaaGAACCAAGTTCATTGTCACCTCCCCCTTCATTGCAATCTTCTCAAGAAAAGCAAAGTCTCAAGCAACGTGTAAATTCAATCGTAATGAAGACGCTAGCCGAAAATACCGGCCGGGACAGAACGCCTGCTGGACACGAATCTCCTACGAAAGAAATAACGTCGCCGTCCAAAATGCGTGTCCTTCAGTCAACACGGGTCATTAGCTCAACCAAAGAAAGCACTGTAGTTGTCAACGATATAATTGGCTCCCAAAAAGTCGTCTCTTTAGACCTAGAAGGCGTCAATGTCGGCGGCAGCAACGGAGAA GTAACACTTGCTGTGATTGGACTTCCTTCTGGTCTCATTTacatttttgatttgattacTTGCCCGTCAATCATGAGTCACGGAATGCTTGCCAGCTTGATTATGTCCAAGGAGGTTGTTAAG GTCTGCCATGATTGCAAAAATGATAGTGCTGCCCTAAATTTGGGCTGGAATGTCAAATTGGAAAATGTATTCGACACACAG GCAGCCCATGCTGTCCTCCAGCTGCAAGAGACGGGCCGGGCTGTACATAAAGTTAAAACAACCAGCTTGAACGCCATGTGTGAGAATTACGATTTACCCACTAATCCATTCAAAG AGCTGGTGAAGACAATCTACAAACGAGACCAGCGTTTTTGGGCCCGGAGACCTCTGACTAGAGACATGATTTTATACGCGGCTTACGACGTCATGCCGCTAGTTCCGCACCTATACGACTTGCTCAACAACGCAGTGAAGCCCGAATTCCGCCCGCTTTTGGAAGAACTGTGCGCCGAAAACTTGCTCGCGTTACTTCAACCCGATGAAGTCAGACGAAGCAAGAAGGAACGCAAATTAGACATGGAAGTTTTGGAGCTACGTCAAAAATTGGCTACTGTGCAAGGCAAAGGAGTCGTGCTTAGCAACCGAGAGATCCGATTGCTCAG GCATCTCGATTTGACTGATGAAGAACGAGAGAAACTTGATGGTTCTTACAAAGTAGCCAAAAAGCTTGAAAAGCTTCAATCGAAAAAGCAGGATCAACAGCAAAACTCGCTGGGAAGTACCAGTGATGACGTTAACTACTGTAACCAATCACCTAATGCCGATGGTGAATCACGAAGCCTCGATTCACAAGGCAGCAGCGAAAAAACATCGCCTGAAACATCGCTCATTGGTTCGAATG GTTGTCCTTTATCGCCGTCTAGTTCGGTACGGTCACCTTATTCGAGCTTGAGTTTGACGGCATCAATGCAGCTAGTAGATGAAATTCTATCGGATCAACGCATCgaaaaaatggataaaatCGAACGACTTGAAGCCATTCTCTCGGCAGCCACAGCTAGCAGTCCTTCGTCCATTACATTGTCTTCTAGTGAACTGAGTAGCAGCTGTTGTAATTGTGATTGCCATAGCACTACTAAGTACGTTTTACAGCGCGATTCCCTTCCTGGGAGATACGTGACAGAAGTCGGCTGTCAAACTCTTTCCACTGGTGATATAGTCATCACTAAAGTTTATTTCCCTGAGGGTGACACTTCTGCCTCAGAAATTTGCCTAACACCTTCGCCCAAAAAGACGAAACCTACCCAGTTTCAGTAG
- the LOC130695263 gene encoding DNA polymerase iota-like has protein sequence MEEEDGDHDFLFSAAAQSTDRHERVIVHIDIDCYYAQVEMILNPSLRGKPLGIKQKNLVVTCNYEARALGVEKLMTIKSALEKCPSLILANGEDLKNYREMSEKIYKVLQSYSPFVEKLGLDENFVDVTHKIVKSPEVQHVISGHTFHDSEDICTCGCTERLAQGSLIAQKMRDHLRDELGITSCGGIAFNKLLAKLVGTTHKPNQQTTLLSTSSLSLIKSLKHLRNIPGIGSAINRKLEVLGINTIEKLQSAEMCKLTEALGGKTANQIQQLSFGIDNSHVKITDRPKSIGAEDGFIPIRSEGEVRKKLSCLLNRVLELVEKDGRKPCQLKLTVRKLHPSSHSVRESRQTTIEYGTGTGSSTQQGPGDEKQKMKLMTTLMNLFERIIDCDVSWQVTLLGISFSGFSSGNSESPAKNSINKYFPVKKSPLRSEEPLPPSKRCRFDESVLQELPPDIRQEVLEDMQNQLPSPDPQKPTDSDCPKGVDPLVFCELPVEIREELLAEERTKKQTTIKKSNNLLQYFRKAS, from the coding sequence atggaggaagaAGACGGAGatcatgattttttattcagtGCTGCAGCTCAGTCAACCGACAGACATGAAAGAGTAATCGTTCATATTGACATCGATTGCTATTATGCCCAAGTTGAAATGATACTCAATCCATCGCTGCGTGGCAAACCACTCGgtataaaacagaaaaatcttGTTGTAACCTGCAACTATGAAGCACGAGCTCTGGGCGTCGAAAAACTTATGACGATAAAGTCTGCATTGGAAAAGTGTCCTTCATTGATACTGGCAAATGGGGAGGACTTAAAAAATTATAGAGAGATGTCAGAAAAGATTTATAAGGTGCTTCAGTCATACAGCCCTTTTGTAGAGAAACTTGGCCTGGATGAGAACTTTGTTGATGTAACTCATAAGATCGTGAAGTCCCCAGAAGTTCAACATGTTATTTCTGGACACACTTTCCATGACAGCGAAGATATTTGTACATGTGGTTGTACTGAAAGACTAGCACAAGGATCACTTATTGCCCAGAAAATGAGAGATCATCTTAGAGATGAATTGGGAATCACTTCCTGTGGTGGGATTGCTTTTAACAAGCTTTTAGCTAAGCTAGTTGGAACAACTCATAAACCAAATCAACAGACAACATTGCTTTCAACTTCATCCTTAAGTCTGATAAAATCATTGAAGCACCTAAGAAACATTCCCGGGATTGGCTCAGCAATCAACAGAAAACTTGAAGTGCTTGGCATTAATACAATAGAGAAACTACAATCTGCAGAAATGTGTAAACTTACGGAAGCACTTGGAGGCAAAACAGCTAACCAAATTCAACAACTGAGTTTTGGCATAGACAACAGCCATGTGAAGATAACAGACAGACCAAAATCAATTGGAGCTGAGGATGGCTTTATCCCAATCAGAAGTGAGGGTGAGGTCCGGAAGAAGCTAAGTTGTCTGTTAAATCGGGTTTTGGAGTTGGTTGAGAAAGATGGTCGCAAACCATGTCAGCTCAAGCTGACAGTACGAAAACTACATCCCTCGAGCCACAGTGTAAGAGAGAGTCGTCAGACGACCATAGAATATGGAACTGGAACTGGTAGTAGCACACAGCAGGGTCCAggagacgaaaaacaaaaaatgaagctaATGACAACCTTAATGAATCTTTTCGAAAGGATCATCGACTGTGACGTTTCATGGCAAGTTACATTGCTTGGCATCTCATTTTCGGGTTTCTCATCCGGAAATAGTGAAAGCCCAGCTAAAAACTCGATCAACAAATACTTCCCCGTGAAAAAAAGTCCATTGCGATCAGAGGAACCCCTACCGCCATCCAAGCGTTGTCGCTTTGACGAATCCGTACTTCAAGAATTGCCACCAGACATTCGCCAAGAAGTGCTAGAAGATATGCAAAACCAATTGCCTTCGCCCGACCCACAAAAGCCAACCGATTCTGATTGTCCAAAAGGAGTCGATCCGCTGGTCTTTTGCGAACTTCCCGTGGAAATCAGGGAAGAACTCTTAGCAGAGGAAAGAACGAAAAAGCAAACTACCATAAAAAAATCTAACAATTTGTTACAGTACTTTCGGAAAGCGTCCTAG